One genomic region from Salvelinus fontinalis isolate EN_2023a chromosome 18, ASM2944872v1, whole genome shotgun sequence encodes:
- the LOC129815412 gene encoding general transcription factor II-I repeat domain-containing protein 2-like — MAKRKVDTENRGFQTRWESEYMFTEVAGKPVCLLCGESVAVLKEYNLRRHYETKHADKNKNMDMEQRLQKAEELKRGLKSRQALFKKAKSQGQAAVKASFILAEEIAKSARPFTEGDFIKNCMIKVCDEVCPEKRQLFLNVSLSRNTIAERVDQLSINLKEQLVKKGKDFIAYSLAVDESTDISDIAQLSIFIRGVDSSLSVTEEFLALRPMHGTTTGHDLYEEVSRCVNEMELPWEKLVGLTTDGAPAMCGHRSGLVAKIREKMQEENATGELTAYHCIIHQEALCGKALKMEHVMSIITRTVNFIRAKGLNHRQFKAFLTELETEHGDLPYHTEVRWLSQGKVLQRCFELREEICLFLDSKGKDTTQLRDEMFLCEMAFLCDITSHLNAMNLQLQGRDHVISDMYSTVKAFKTKLTLWETQMRKENLSHFPSCQTMKEKLSTSAFPSAQLADKIGMLAADFRRRFADFEAQKSRLELLGNPFAVDVESSPPNLQMELIDLQCNDALRAKYAAVGAAEFARFLPDTMPQLRIQAAQTLSMFGSTYLCEQLFSLMNLNKTSHRSRLTAEHLHSILRISSAQSLTPNIDELVEKMGHHQVSPSTSNK, encoded by the coding sequence atggcaaaacggaaggtggacactgagaaccgggggtttcaaacaaggtgggagtcggagtatatgttcacggaggtagctggaaaacctgtgtgtcttctgtgtggagaaagtgtggcggtactgaaagagtataatctgagacgacattatgaaacgaaacacgcggacaaaaacaagaatatggacatggaacaaaggctacaaaaggcagaggaattaaaacgaggcctcaaatctcgacaggctctgttcaaaaaagccaaatcacaaggccaggctgctgtcaaggccagttttattttggcagaagagatcgctaaatcagcccggccatttacggagggggatttcatcaaaaactgcatgattaaagtttgtgacgaagtttgcccagaaaaaaggcaactctttttaaatgtgagtctgagcagaaacaccattgccgagagagtagaccagttgtccatcaatctaaaagagcagcttgtgaaaaagggaaaagatttcattgcatattccttggctgtggatgagagcaccgacatttctgacattgcccagttgtcaattttcatccgcggagtggactccagcctaagcgtgacagaggagtttttggctttacgtcctatgcatggcacaactacggggcatgatttgtatgaagaggtgtcaagatgtgtaaatgagatggagctgccttgggaaaaactcgtgggtttgacaaccgacggagcacctgcgatgtgtggacacaggagcggactggtggcgaagatacgggaaaagatgcaagaggaaaacgcgacaggtgagctgacagcttatcattgtatcatacaccaggaagcgttgtgcggtaaagccttgaaaatggagcatgtaatgagcatcatcacgcgcacagttaactttatcagagccaaaggtttgaatcaccgccagttcaaggcatttctgacggagttagaaacggagcatggtgatttgccttatcacacagaggtgcgatggctaagccagggaaaggtgcttcaaagatgtttcgagcttcgtgaggagatttgtctgttcttggacagcaaagggaaagacacaacacaactccgagacgaaatgtttctgtgtgaaatggcttttctgtgtgacattacgagtcatctgaatgcaatgaacttgcagctgcagggtcgggatcatgtcatctctgatatgtacagtacagtgaaggcatttaaaaccaaactgactctgtgggagacgcagatgcggaaagaaaatttgagccactttcccagctgccagaccatgaaagagaagctctctaccagtgcgttcccgagcgcacagttggctgataaaataggtatgcttgccgctgactttcgacgccgatttgctgactttgaagcacaaaaaagcaggttggaactgctcggtaacccatttgctgttgacgtggaaagctcaccaccaaacctccaaatggagttgattgacctccaatgcaatgatgcactgagggcaaaatatgcggcagtgggtgctgcggagttcgcccgtttcctccccgacacaatgccccagctgcgcatccaggctgctcaaacgttgtctatgtttggcagcacatacctgtgtgaacaactgttttctttgatgaacctgaacaaaacatcacacagaagtcgacttactgctgaacacctccactcaattctgaggatttcctcagctcagagccttaccccgaacattgatgaacttgtggaaaagatgggacaccaccaagtatcaccctcaacctcaaacaagtga